One Sporomusaceae bacterium ACPt DNA window includes the following coding sequences:
- the glnB_1 gene encoding Nitrogen regulatory protein P-II 1, translated as MRKIDAIIRPDKLNEIKAGLAKLGVRGMTVSEVFGCGLQKGHIGVYRGKEYSINLLPKVKIEVVVPAGIAGDVVKVIAEYGRTGNIGDGKIFIYPVSQVYRIRTGESGSAAL; from the coding sequence TTGAGAAAGATTGACGCAATCATTCGTCCTGATAAACTTAACGAAATAAAAGCAGGGCTGGCAAAGTTAGGGGTCAGGGGGATGACCGTGTCTGAGGTGTTTGGCTGTGGTTTGCAAAAAGGACATATTGGTGTATACCGGGGAAAAGAATACAGTATTAATCTATTGCCCAAAGTAAAGATCGAAGTGGTAGTGCCGGCCGGTATTGCCGGCGATGTCGTGAAAGTTATTGCCGAATACGGGCGGACAGGCAATATCGGCGACGGTAAAATTTTTATTTATCCGGTTTCCCAAGTATACCGGATACGTACAGGTGAGTCCGGCAGTGCGGCATTATAA
- a CDS encoding 3'3'-cGAMP-specific phosphodiesterase 2 yields MNYEADKLIFDNEDNDDLLEFVDEDGASDSDEWKIIIVDDEENVHYLTKQILSNFAFERKSLRFLSAYSAAEARELARLHPDAAVILLDVMMDGNKAGLEVVKYIREVLNNRLVRIILRTGQPHEAPEETVIRDYDINDYKEKTELTARKLTTTMIASLRSYRDIVTLENNRKGLEKTLESSAALLEAQSLKRLASCILTQLLSILSINSSRRAAAISGLVAVKEANGEFYIIDGTEKYCGMIGQPATQFAAGDASEMLAAARKEKKGIHFGHCFIQYFQGKNQHESFIYLDGLASLTDWEKNLINIFGMTVAATFDNSFLTKEIEDTQKEIIFTLGEFSEARSKETGNHVKRVAEYSKLLALKYGLPEEEAELIKLASPMHDVGKLGITDTILNKPGKLAPEEFEIIKAHGVLGYEILRNSNRKIMQTAALIALQHHEKYDGTGYPNGIKGEDIHIYGRITAIADVFDALGSHRVYKAAWPLDKILEYFAGEKRKHFDPKLVDIFFDNLPEFLQIRDAFKDM; encoded by the coding sequence ATGAATTATGAAGCAGACAAACTGATTTTTGACAATGAGGATAATGACGACTTGCTGGAATTCGTCGATGAAGATGGAGCATCTGACAGCGACGAGTGGAAAATAATTATTGTAGATGATGAAGAGAATGTTCATTATCTTACCAAACAGATATTAAGCAACTTCGCTTTTGAAAGAAAGTCGTTGCGGTTTCTGAGCGCTTACTCGGCGGCCGAAGCCCGGGAATTGGCGCGGCTTCACCCTGATGCGGCTGTCATTTTGCTGGATGTTATGATGGACGGCAATAAAGCCGGCTTGGAAGTGGTAAAGTATATCCGCGAAGTGTTAAATAACCGTCTGGTAAGGATTATTTTACGTACCGGCCAACCCCATGAGGCGCCGGAAGAAACGGTAATTCGTGATTATGATATTAATGACTACAAAGAAAAAACCGAGCTGACTGCCCGGAAATTAACAACTACGATGATTGCTTCATTAAGGTCATACCGTGATATAGTAACACTTGAGAACAATCGAAAAGGGTTGGAAAAGACACTGGAATCATCCGCAGCGCTTTTAGAAGCCCAGTCGTTGAAACGTTTGGCGTCCTGCATACTCACCCAGCTGCTTTCTATATTAAGTATAAATTCAAGCCGCCGGGCGGCAGCCATTTCCGGGCTGGTAGCGGTCAAGGAGGCTAACGGGGAATTTTATATAATTGACGGTACCGAAAAATATTGCGGGATGATTGGCCAACCGGCCACCCAATTTGCTGCAGGGGATGCTTCCGAAATGCTTGCGGCGGCGCGTAAAGAAAAAAAAGGCATCCACTTTGGTCATTGTTTTATCCAATACTTCCAAGGGAAAAATCAGCACGAAAGCTTCATCTATCTGGATGGTTTAGCCAGCTTGACCGATTGGGAGAAAAATCTGATTAACATCTTTGGCATGACTGTTGCCGCAACTTTTGACAATAGTTTTCTTACCAAAGAAATTGAGGATACTCAAAAGGAAATTATCTTTACGCTGGGCGAGTTTTCCGAGGCCCGCTCTAAAGAAACGGGAAATCATGTTAAACGGGTTGCGGAATATTCAAAACTGCTGGCACTGAAATATGGTTTGCCGGAAGAAGAAGCTGAACTCATCAAGCTGGCCTCACCCATGCATGATGTCGGCAAACTTGGCATTACCGATACGATACTGAATAAGCCGGGCAAACTGGCCCCTGAAGAATTTGAGATTATCAAAGCCCATGGTGTTTTAGGCTATGAAATACTGCGGAACTCCAACCGCAAAATTATGCAGACGGCAGCGCTTATTGCCTTGCAGCATCATGAGAAATATGACGGCACAGGCTACCCGAACGGGATAAAAGGGGAAGATATACATATTTACGGGAGAATTACCGCGATTGCCGACGTTTTTGATGCGTTGGGCAGCCATAGGGTATATAAAGCGGCGTGGCCGCTTGACAAAATTCTTGAATATTTTGCCGGCGAAAAAAGAAAACACTTTGACCCCAAGCTGGTCGATATCTTTTTTGATAATTTACCGGAGTTTTTGCAGATTCGAGACGCTTTCAAGGATATGTAG
- the rcsC_11 gene encoding Sensor histidine kinase RcsC gives MVSGPFFYQPSLPGHSDIEGALLVLVFFAVALAVPLAGFLLNNKNGGIFLSVSSLALCAGVSLFAQMDIKNFFVDKPLFWEYIAMTAVYFVPAALYSCVRQSLGPDRHEWLLARLGRLHIVFAVGSLLAVATHIVISELTMDSFQIVTLGTGAAVAGIVVKRARQGRMAAKIIVAGIGLGVAFTGSAVLCTGLGKAWPLRYTQHWGLCIIIMAFLLMVRRQLFEENANSRKMLGRMWRMLSSAGSQAELKNSKAAGEPLAQVPVAAKAAQGVVGLEYQSERHKIDEDRIARFVHEISSPLGTSIMAASYLGQEVEELSVLFKAGAIKKSDLERHLNVYSESADIILTNLQGAVELVKSFRNPAAGQFAEQRQVFDVKEVIEQLMLRLKPRLRQAGHQMRLICAAGLRMNGFPGLLSQIFTNLIINSLIHAYDEGIQGTIVLNIFQEGNMVVFEYSDDGKGMSEDTLQHVFDPFFTTNREHGGTGLGLSIVNEIVTTKFGGSIACRSTEGQGSIFTIRLPIGEG, from the coding sequence TTGGTTTCCGGGCCATTTTTCTATCAGCCATCTCTTCCAGGGCATAGTGATATAGAAGGGGCCTTGCTGGTTTTGGTTTTTTTCGCTGTTGCTTTGGCTGTGCCGCTTGCCGGTTTTCTGCTTAACAATAAGAACGGCGGCATATTTTTGTCTGTCAGCTCACTGGCCTTATGCGCCGGTGTGAGTTTATTCGCGCAAATGGATATAAAAAATTTTTTTGTTGATAAGCCATTATTTTGGGAGTACATCGCCATGACTGCCGTTTATTTCGTACCGGCGGCGCTCTATTCCTGTGTTAGGCAGAGCTTGGGACCTGACCGGCATGAATGGCTATTAGCACGTTTAGGCAGGTTACATATTGTTTTTGCCGTAGGTTCACTACTGGCAGTGGCTACACATATTGTGATCAGTGAGCTGACAATGGACAGCTTTCAGATTGTAACCTTGGGCACAGGGGCAGCTGTGGCCGGTATTGTTGTCAAGAGGGCCAGGCAAGGTAGGATGGCAGCAAAGATAATTGTCGCTGGTATAGGGCTTGGAGTTGCCTTTACCGGGTCTGCCGTACTATGTACAGGTTTAGGTAAGGCTTGGCCGCTACGCTATACTCAGCACTGGGGATTATGTATAATAATTATGGCATTTTTGCTCATGGTGCGGCGGCAACTGTTTGAGGAGAATGCCAACAGCCGTAAAATGCTGGGGCGGATGTGGCGGATGCTAAGCAGCGCCGGCAGCCAGGCTGAGCTGAAGAATAGTAAGGCTGCGGGCGAGCCGTTGGCGCAAGTACCGGTTGCAGCTAAGGCAGCCCAAGGAGTGGTTGGGCTTGAGTATCAGTCAGAACGGCATAAGATTGATGAAGACAGAATTGCGCGGTTTGTTCATGAAATAAGTTCCCCGCTCGGTACAAGCATTATGGCCGCTTCCTATCTCGGACAGGAAGTGGAAGAATTATCTGTTTTGTTTAAAGCCGGAGCTATAAAAAAATCTGATCTTGAACGGCACTTGAATGTGTACAGCGAATCGGCTGATATTATTCTCACCAACCTACAGGGGGCGGTAGAGCTGGTGAAGTCCTTCCGGAACCCGGCCGCCGGACAATTTGCCGAACAGCGACAGGTGTTTGACGTTAAAGAAGTCATTGAACAACTTATGTTACGCTTAAAACCCAGACTTAGGCAGGCTGGACATCAAATGCGGCTGATCTGTGCCGCTGGTTTGCGAATGAACGGTTTTCCCGGACTTTTGTCACAGATTTTCACCAATTTGATCATTAACTCGCTTATTCACGCTTATGATGAAGGAATACAGGGGACAATTGTCTTGAATATTTTTCAGGAAGGTAATATGGTGGTATTTGAGTATTCTGATGACGGGAAGGGAATGAGCGAGGATACGCTCCAACATGTTTTTGATCCCTTTTTCACCACAAACCGTGAACACGGCGGCACCGGGCTTGGGTTAAGCATTGTGAACGAAATAGTAACCACCAAGTTTGGGGGGAGCATTGCGTGCCGCAGTACCGAAGGCCAAGGCTCAATTTTTACAATCAGGCTTCCCATAGGAGAGGGTTGA
- the decR gene encoding DNA-binding transcriptional activator DecR: MKQLLELLEKDCTQPPEHLAAMLQISPEEVVAHIKRLEDEKVIVKYQPIINWEQAGVDKVTAIIDVRITPQREVGFDAIAERICRFPEVVSLYLMSGAYDLSVMVEGQTLKEVAQFVSTKLSTIDGVISTTTHFMLKRYKYAGVIIEDQEEDHRLVVSP; this comes from the coding sequence ATGAAACAACTGCTGGAACTATTGGAAAAGGATTGCACTCAACCGCCGGAACATTTGGCGGCCATGCTCCAAATATCACCGGAAGAAGTTGTTGCACACATTAAGCGGCTGGAAGACGAGAAAGTCATTGTTAAATACCAGCCCATCATCAACTGGGAACAAGCAGGCGTCGACAAGGTGACTGCCATCATTGATGTGAGAATTACCCCGCAACGGGAAGTTGGCTTTGATGCGATTGCCGAACGAATTTGCCGGTTTCCCGAAGTTGTCAGCCTGTATTTGATGTCAGGCGCCTATGACCTGAGTGTAATGGTTGAGGGGCAAACGCTCAAAGAGGTGGCGCAGTTTGTTTCTACCAAGCTGTCGACTATTGATGGCGTTATCAGTACCACAACTCACTTTATGTTAAAAAGGTACAAATACGCCGGTGTGATCATTGAGGACCAGGAAGAAGACCATAGATTGGTGGTGTCGCCATGA
- the dapX gene encoding putative N-acetyl-LL-diaminopimelate aminotransferase, whose protein sequence is MNWAERISPVVTSIPPSGIRRFFDIAAEMKGVISLGVGEPDFVTPWHIRESCVHGLHRGYTAYTSNYGLLELREEIARNIYNNYKVTYDPRREVLVTVGVSEALDLAVRALLSPGDQVLIPEPCYVSYKACVILAGGQPVPVPTALENEFRVTVEQLEKLVTPRTKALLIGYPNNPTGAIMPMQELAAIARFAKKHDLIVISDEIYADLTYQGSHTCFASLPDMRDRTILLNGFSKAYAMTGWRIGYALSNPDFIAAMNKIHQYTMLCAPITAQVAAVEALRHGKDKMEKMVAEYNGRRHLMLKGLRGMGLTCFEPKGAFYIFPSIRETGLTSVQFAEELLKTEKVAVVPGDAFGESGEGFVRCSYASSINNLTEALERIERFIKRLNESG, encoded by the coding sequence ATGAACTGGGCTGAACGCATCTCGCCTGTTGTTACATCAATTCCCCCATCCGGCATAAGGCGTTTTTTCGATATTGCTGCCGAAATGAAGGGGGTCATCTCCCTCGGTGTCGGCGAACCTGACTTTGTAACCCCGTGGCATATCAGGGAAAGCTGCGTCCATGGGCTGCACCGCGGTTATACGGCCTACACATCCAATTACGGATTATTAGAACTTCGGGAAGAAATCGCCCGGAATATATATAACAACTACAAAGTAACTTATGACCCCCGCCGCGAAGTCTTGGTTACAGTGGGGGTCAGCGAGGCGCTTGATTTGGCTGTCCGCGCCCTCTTAAGCCCCGGTGACCAGGTGCTCATCCCTGAACCTTGCTATGTGTCTTATAAAGCCTGTGTCATATTGGCAGGCGGCCAACCGGTACCTGTTCCCACGGCACTGGAAAACGAATTCCGGGTAACGGTGGAGCAACTGGAAAAATTGGTGACGCCCCGCACTAAGGCACTCCTTATCGGCTATCCCAATAACCCGACCGGAGCAATCATGCCTATGCAGGAACTGGCAGCTATTGCCCGGTTTGCCAAAAAACATGACTTAATCGTTATCTCTGATGAAATTTATGCCGACTTGACCTATCAGGGAAGCCACACTTGTTTTGCCAGCCTGCCTGATATGCGTGACCGCACTATTTTGCTTAACGGTTTTTCCAAAGCCTACGCCATGACCGGCTGGCGCATCGGCTACGCCCTTTCCAACCCGGATTTTATTGCCGCTATGAATAAAATTCACCAGTACACCATGCTATGTGCTCCCATCACAGCACAGGTTGCCGCTGTTGAAGCCCTTCGCCACGGCAAAGATAAGATGGAAAAAATGGTCGCGGAATATAATGGCCGCCGCCACCTTATGCTGAAAGGACTGCGGGGTATGGGCTTAACTTGCTTTGAGCCCAAAGGCGCCTTCTACATCTTCCCATCGATCAGGGAAACGGGGTTAACTTCCGTACAATTTGCCGAAGAACTACTCAAAACCGAAAAAGTAGCCGTAGTCCCCGGCGATGCCTTTGGCGAAAGCGGGGAAGGCTTTGTCCGCTGCTCATATGCATCCTCGATCAATAACCTCACCGAAGCTTTGGAACGAATCGAACGGTTCATTAAACGGCTAAATGAAAGTGGCTGA
- the dctM gene encoding C4-dicarboxylate TRAP transporter large permease protein DctM — MQEFMAILLLLLLCGVPVAFSLSIAGLAGMYFFAGGASALTQVPIIAYKTLDDFVITAIPLYVLMSQILLTGKVGSDLYEVASKWLRHLPGGLGIATILACAIFAAISGSSVATAVTIGAVAIPEMLSRGYDKQLVLGAVAAGGTLGILIPPSIPMILYGSITGESVGALFMSGVVPGTVLTILFIALVFLRAKNIIPEPAAPWSERLAALRHSIWGLLLPILVVGGIYTGLFTPTEAAAIGTIYSIIITFFVYRTLTWRDMPGILKDTVRTTTMIFAIMIGAMLFGFVMTVLQLPQQMTEFVTGLDTGRWVIFVAINLLLLFLGCFLETVSIVLITLPILYPIIIKLGFDPVWFNVVMVINMELALITPPVGMNLFVIQGISNNTRMEEIVRGVYPFGLTMALFIVALVLFPSLATWLPEFLK, encoded by the coding sequence ATGCAGGAGTTCATGGCAATTTTGCTGCTGCTGCTGCTCTGCGGTGTGCCTGTTGCCTTTAGTTTGAGTATTGCCGGTTTAGCCGGTATGTACTTTTTTGCCGGCGGCGCCAGCGCTTTAACTCAAGTACCGATCATTGCCTATAAGACACTGGATGACTTTGTAATTACCGCCATACCTTTATATGTGCTTATGAGCCAAATTCTTTTAACAGGCAAAGTAGGTAGCGATTTATATGAAGTGGCCAGCAAGTGGCTTCGCCATTTACCGGGAGGGTTAGGAATAGCGACCATTCTCGCCTGTGCAATATTTGCCGCTATTTCCGGCTCCAGTGTGGCTACAGCAGTGACAATTGGGGCGGTGGCAATTCCCGAAATGTTGTCCCGCGGCTACGACAAGCAGCTTGTTCTGGGCGCAGTGGCTGCCGGCGGGACGTTAGGCATTCTCATTCCTCCCAGTATCCCGATGATTCTTTATGGTTCAATTACCGGAGAATCAGTGGGGGCGCTATTTATGTCCGGGGTGGTACCCGGTACTGTGCTTACTATTTTATTTATTGCTCTCGTTTTTTTGCGGGCTAAAAACATCATACCCGAGCCGGCCGCTCCGTGGTCAGAACGGTTGGCCGCTCTGCGGCACTCAATCTGGGGATTGCTGTTGCCCATTCTGGTTGTAGGTGGAATTTATACCGGTTTATTTACCCCGACTGAGGCGGCGGCTATAGGTACTATCTATAGCATCATTATTACCTTCTTTGTGTACCGGACGCTAACATGGCGCGACATGCCCGGCATTCTCAAGGACACTGTCAGGACGACAACCATGATTTTCGCCATCATGATCGGGGCTATGTTGTTCGGCTTTGTGATGACTGTTCTCCAGCTACCTCAGCAAATGACCGAATTTGTTACCGGGCTGGATACCGGCCGTTGGGTCATTTTTGTCGCCATCAACTTGCTGTTGCTGTTTTTGGGGTGTTTTCTGGAGACCGTGTCCATTGTTCTGATTACCCTGCCGATTCTTTATCCAATTATAATAAAACTAGGGTTTGACCCTGTCTGGTTTAACGTAGTTATGGTAATCAATATGGAGTTGGCGCTTATAACACCGCCGGTGGGGATGAACCTTTTTGTTATTCAGGGAATTAGTAACAACACGCGGATGGAGGAAATCGTCCGGGGAGTATATCCGTTCGGGCTTACAATGGCATTGTTTATTGTTGCCTTAGTACTCTTTCCGTCGCTTGCCACCTGGCTGCCCGAGTTTTTGAAATAG
- the dctP gene encoding C4-dicarboxylate-binding periplasmic protein DctP, protein MRQIGMMRKVIIFLMAVSLVILAGCGKVPEQKQAAATGSSGKIVAKLAHNLPVTHHLARAMEDFAKKVNEKSQGNIQINIYPSGQLFNDKSMNDAVMTGGVEMGLNSAAMWSSVIPAMEIFDVPFLFPSYDRIKKAIDSGVGEKLSGEMEKKGARVLMWADYGFVQFANSKRPLTQPEDFKGLKLRGYGELPSETIKALGASPVTMGAGEVYMALQRGTIDGQTSGTTAMYDRKMYEVSKYLTVTNHAFPEFLVAINLKFWNSLTADQKKIIQEAADEVRDSIRAQTQNEDIKTLQALKEKGMEVYVVPESDIPVWQKATEPVQAIFVKRAGAVGQEVIDICKSVK, encoded by the coding sequence ATGAGACAAATAGGTATGATGCGTAAAGTAATTATTTTTCTAATGGCAGTATCGTTAGTTATTTTGGCTGGTTGTGGCAAGGTGCCTGAACAGAAGCAGGCGGCAGCTACCGGCTCTAGCGGCAAAATTGTGGCCAAACTGGCTCATAATCTGCCGGTTACTCATCATTTAGCCCGCGCGATGGAGGACTTCGCCAAAAAAGTAAATGAAAAATCCCAAGGTAATATTCAAATTAATATTTATCCGTCAGGCCAATTATTTAATGATAAAAGTATGAATGACGCCGTGATGACCGGGGGCGTAGAGATGGGGCTGAATTCGGCTGCCATGTGGTCTTCAGTCATACCCGCTATGGAAATATTTGATGTACCCTTCTTATTTCCCAGCTATGACCGTATTAAAAAAGCTATTGATAGCGGTGTAGGTGAGAAACTTTCCGGAGAGATGGAGAAAAAAGGGGCCAGGGTATTGATGTGGGCTGACTATGGGTTTGTGCAGTTTGCCAACAGTAAGCGGCCGCTAACCCAGCCAGAGGATTTTAAGGGACTGAAACTGCGGGGATATGGTGAACTTCCTTCAGAAACCATTAAGGCCTTGGGCGCCTCACCGGTAACTATGGGCGCCGGCGAGGTGTACATGGCTTTGCAGCGTGGCACTATTGACGGTCAGACTTCAGGTACAACAGCTATGTATGACCGCAAGATGTATGAGGTTTCCAAATATCTTACTGTTACTAATCATGCTTTTCCTGAATTTTTGGTAGCCATTAATCTCAAGTTCTGGAACAGCCTGACGGCCGATCAGAAAAAAATTATTCAGGAAGCCGCCGATGAAGTGCGGGATTCAATTCGCGCTCAAACCCAAAATGAGGACATAAAAACCTTGCAAGCCTTAAAAGAAAAAGGCATGGAAGTTTATGTCGTGCCGGAAAGCGATATTCCGGTTTGGCAAAAGGCCACCGAACCGGTACAAGCGATATTTGTTAAGCGGGCAGGTGCCGTGGGGCAAGAAGTGATTGATATCTGCAAAAGTGTAAAATAA
- the dml_2 gene encoding 2,3-dimethylmalate lyase, whose translation MTDRAIKLRQLLKEPEILVLPGVYDALTGKIAETVGFKAVVMGGYSIAASRLAQPDVGYLSMTEMTEAVKVIQDAVTLPVVADGDTGYGNALSVRRTVREYEKVGAAAIIFEDQVWPKRCGHMRGKEVIAPEEHEQKIRAAVEAKVNAETLIVARTDARSVLGLDAAIERGKRYLAAGAEALFIEAPQDERELEIISKAFPDTILIANMIEGGRTPCLTARQLEELGFKIVFWPCTALYSVVHCLTSVFKELRDTGTTQGYGGRMLTFSEFNRFIGLEQFQELEQKYKYDGGKNK comes from the coding sequence TTGACCGACAGAGCAATAAAACTGCGCCAGTTGTTAAAGGAACCGGAGATTTTAGTCTTACCAGGGGTATATGATGCTTTGACAGGGAAAATTGCTGAAACAGTTGGTTTTAAAGCAGTGGTTATGGGCGGCTATAGTATTGCCGCCAGTCGTCTGGCCCAGCCGGACGTGGGGTATCTGTCCATGACCGAAATGACCGAAGCCGTTAAAGTTATCCAGGACGCCGTGACACTCCCGGTTGTAGCCGATGGTGACACCGGTTACGGTAATGCGCTTAGTGTGCGCCGCACTGTCCGTGAATACGAAAAAGTTGGCGCCGCCGCCATTATCTTCGAGGACCAGGTTTGGCCCAAGCGCTGTGGCCATATGAGAGGCAAAGAAGTAATTGCGCCGGAAGAACATGAGCAGAAAATCCGGGCTGCCGTTGAGGCTAAAGTTAATGCGGAAACGCTCATTGTCGCCCGTACCGACGCGCGGAGTGTATTAGGACTGGATGCAGCCATTGAACGCGGTAAACGGTATTTGGCGGCAGGAGCCGAGGCCCTGTTTATCGAGGCGCCGCAGGATGAGCGGGAACTGGAGATCATTAGCAAAGCGTTTCCGGACACCATTCTTATTGCCAATATGATTGAAGGAGGCAGAACACCCTGCCTTACGGCGCGGCAGCTTGAGGAACTGGGTTTCAAAATTGTTTTTTGGCCTTGTACCGCGCTCTACTCAGTGGTACATTGTCTGACCAGTGTGTTTAAAGAATTAAGAGACACCGGAACTACTCAGGGGTATGGAGGGCGCATGCTGACCTTCAGCGAGTTTAACCGGTTTATCGGACTGGAACAGTTTCAGGAACTGGAACAAAAATATAAATATGATGGAGGGAAAAACAAATGA
- a CDS encoding Aminopeptidase 2: MNNAMLEKYARLVIKTGINIQKDQILVITSPIECAPFARLIAQIAYQEGARDVVMNWKDELFSKIRYLHAPNQVFDEFPEWQKDFYLSYVRAGAAFVSIAASDPELLKEVDPDKVMRVQKAGNHALKEYRERIMSNKNVWCVVSVPTQAWARKVFPELPGDAAVEKLWDAIGKAVRADTADPVAAWQQHANDLKKRTEYLNSKKFKMLQYKNSLGTDLQVELPDGHIWLGGAEHTPEGREFIANMPTEEVFTLPAKTGVNGTVVSSKPLNYNGTLIENFSLTFKDGRIIESKAEKGHDVLSKLIETDDGSHYLGEVALVPYDSPISNSNILFYNTLFDENASCHFAIGKAYPVCIADGDTMSKEELAKTGVNDSIVHVDFMIGTPDLEITGVTAAGETLTVFEKGNFKFD, encoded by the coding sequence ATGAATAATGCCATGCTAGAAAAATATGCCCGTCTGGTAATTAAGACCGGCATAAATATTCAGAAGGACCAAATACTTGTTATAACCTCGCCGATTGAATGCGCGCCGTTTGCCCGGTTAATTGCGCAAATTGCTTACCAGGAAGGCGCCCGCGATGTAGTTATGAACTGGAAAGACGAACTTTTTTCGAAAATTAGGTATTTGCATGCGCCTAACCAGGTGTTTGACGAGTTTCCCGAATGGCAGAAAGATTTTTACCTGTCCTATGTGCGGGCCGGGGCGGCTTTTGTCAGTATTGCTGCTTCCGATCCCGAACTTTTGAAAGAAGTAGATCCTGATAAAGTCATGCGTGTCCAGAAAGCCGGTAATCATGCCCTAAAAGAGTATCGTGAAAGAATAATGAGCAATAAAAACGTCTGGTGCGTAGTGTCTGTCCCCACGCAAGCCTGGGCCCGGAAGGTATTTCCGGAGCTGCCGGGTGATGCCGCTGTCGAAAAACTGTGGGATGCGATCGGCAAAGCGGTAAGGGCTGATACTGCTGATCCGGTTGCAGCTTGGCAACAACATGCCAATGATCTGAAAAAAAGAACCGAATATTTGAATTCTAAGAAATTTAAGATGCTGCAATATAAAAATTCGTTGGGGACAGATTTACAAGTAGAACTTCCTGACGGACATATCTGGCTCGGGGGTGCTGAACATACTCCTGAAGGGCGGGAGTTTATTGCTAATATGCCAACCGAAGAGGTATTTACATTGCCGGCCAAAACAGGTGTGAACGGGACGGTAGTAAGTTCCAAGCCTTTAAATTACAATGGAACGCTGATTGAAAATTTCTCGTTGACGTTTAAAGATGGGAGAATTATTGAATCCAAAGCCGAAAAAGGTCATGACGTTCTGAGCAAGCTGATTGAAACCGATGACGGTTCTCATTACCTTGGCGAAGTAGCGCTTGTTCCGTACGATTCTCCGATATCAAACTCAAATATATTGTTTTATAATACGTTGTTTGATGAAAATGCCTCCTGCCATTTTGCGATCGGCAAGGCATATCCGGTATGCATTGCCGACGGCGATACCATGAGCAAAGAAGAGCTGGCAAAAACGGGAGTAAATGATTCTATCGTACATGTTGATTTTATGATTGGAACGCCTGACTTGGAAATAACAGGGGTTACGGCAGCCGGCGAAACATTGACGGTATTCGAAAAAGGCAATTTCAAATTTGATTAA
- the pdxY gene encoding Pyridoxal kinase PdxY: MKQQVPRVAAVHDISCFGRCSLTVIMPILSSMGIQVCPLPTAVLSTHLGGYKNVAFCDFTDRMAGFYQHWQQEGITFDCIYSGFLASEQQIDTVLHFVDEFSGNHPLVLVDPVMGDEGRLYSVYTSQMQEQMKKLVSKADIITPNYTETCFLLGEQYQEQVADYDELKTWLIRLSDFGPATVIMTGIPLVNQQIMNIGYERSSGCFWEVINKHIPARYPGTGDIFASVLAGALLHKHKLPAAMKLAADFVSLTIKTTFAAGTPTREGVLLESHLPWLCREWTNCQNN; encoded by the coding sequence ATGAAACAACAAGTGCCGCGCGTAGCGGCCGTTCATGATATTTCCTGTTTTGGACGTTGTTCTTTAACTGTAATTATGCCCATATTATCAAGTATGGGGATTCAAGTGTGCCCGCTGCCGACAGCAGTATTAAGCACGCATTTGGGCGGTTATAAAAATGTGGCGTTTTGCGATTTTACTGATCGTATGGCTGGTTTTTATCAACACTGGCAGCAGGAAGGTATAACATTTGACTGCATATATAGCGGTTTCCTGGCTTCTGAACAGCAAATTGACACCGTGTTACATTTCGTTGATGAATTTTCGGGTAACCACCCGCTCGTACTCGTTGATCCGGTAATGGGAGATGAGGGCAGACTATATTCGGTCTATACGTCGCAAATGCAGGAACAGATGAAAAAACTTGTCAGTAAAGCTGATATTATTACACCGAATTATACTGAGACCTGTTTTTTGTTAGGGGAGCAATATCAAGAGCAAGTTGCCGATTATGATGAATTGAAGACCTGGCTTATCCGTCTGTCTGATTTCGGTCCGGCCACTGTAATCATGACCGGGATCCCGTTAGTGAACCAGCAGATTATGAATATTGGTTATGAGCGTAGTAGCGGCTGTTTTTGGGAGGTTATCAATAAGCACATACCGGCAAGATATCCGGGAACAGGCGATATTTTTGCCAGCGTATTAGCCGGGGCATTGCTGCATAAGCACAAATTACCGGCAGCAATGAAACTGGCGGCAGATTTTGTATCATTGACGATTAAGACTACTTTTGCGGCCGGTACTCCCACCCGGGAGGGAGTTTTGTTGGAAAGCCACCTGCCTTGGCTGTGTCGGGAGTGGACTAATTGCCAAAATAATTAA